In the genome of Neofelis nebulosa isolate mNeoNeb1 chromosome 6, mNeoNeb1.pri, whole genome shotgun sequence, one region contains:
- the TDRD6 gene encoding tudor domain-containing protein 6 isoform X1 → MFSTPGLPTPGTSLVLRVSFVDVRPEVIPVQLWGLVGERREEYLRLNREIQEAAATRLPWAPGSATASPGELCLVQVGLVWHRCRVVSQQAQESRVFLLDEGRTVTADAGSLAPGRSEFFHLPSEVLGCVLAGLVPADGGGAGGGEPQHWPPGAVDFLSSLQGGQVHGRVLDVLLLHRLVLLEVPGLSQQMQELSLARQVPDSLFRSLLKRYVTAAAAGLGSGARVLPRVPPKQEHPGLDYFYPQLQLGVTEPVVVTQVCHPHRIHCQLRSLSQEIHRLSESMAQIYWGSTGTGDENSTSATREEREESPDKPGSPCASCGLDGHWYRALLLETFRPQRCAQVLHVDYGRKELVSCSSLRYLLPEYFRMPVVTYPCALYGLWDGGRGWSRSQVGDLKTLILGQAVNAKIEFYCSFEHVYYVTLYGEDGTNLNCVFGLQSCCLADQFLQSQGREEEEEEGEEEEEEEKGQATALQSQSPAEEADEEIPLPALRSTRLKINAFYDAQVEFVKNPSEFWIRLRKHKGTFSKLMRRMCRFYSSASKLEGVVLKPKPDDLCCVKWKENGYYRAMVTRLDDKSVAVFLVDRGSLENVDWYDVRMLLPQFRRLPVLALRCTLADIWPLGKSWSQEAVSFFKKTVLHKELVIHVLDKQDKQYVIEILDESRTGEENISKVMAQAGYAKYQEFETQENIPVSAHSPGRVSNHFTAKNSKISPAKRGDVEQKAQRDNTTSSVAEILTDPPVAADTPAGLVVQEKEKRVSVYPPLVQNFLEITPDSPCKGEVRVGSTVGVKVSSVENPGCFWCQLTRNIQDFKTLMCDIQDYCENTAAPYQGTAPACLAKRTVNGKWSRAVIRGAQSSQRVRVMFVDYGDEDVVAVKNICSISEEFLKVKAQAFRCSLYNLIQPTGQNPFAWNEKAIQAFREFVDNAWEDNLELKCTVFALASAHDEELFNIVDLLTPFQSACHFLVEKRLARPVKLQKPLESSVQLHSYYYSTHEMKIGSEELVYITHVDDPWTFYCQLGRNANILEQLSCNITQLSKVLPNLKTSPLTPGTLCLARYTDGNWYRGMTIGKEPKKVFFVDFGNIHVVTSDDLLLLPRDAYDVLLLPMQAVKCSLSDIPAHIPDEITTWFQETVLDKSLKALVVAKDPDGRLIIELYDDSIQINSNINEKLGVLGYKGGTRKKEESKDLLTATETLEVKKENLKLSPTEYSSRSVENSALCSMEILGEPHKSKTSPACREPKLLRSLTKTNFVTQYQDSVGNKDNQMCPFTAEKKEESFAESPLKATRLEATLSERNIGDSCNKDLPLKFSELPQKIIMPGFKTVVYVSHINDLSDFYVQLTDDEAEITSLSERLNDVRTRPEFYSGPPLQRGDVTCAIFPEDSLWYRAVVREQQPNDLLCVQFIDYGNVSVVHTNKIGKLDLLNALVPALCIHCSLRGLWAPEILNCKAVTRYFSRRTDEVQIRCEFVQFQDRWEVILADEHGIIAEDMISRYAFSEKSQVGLSDQIIKGACSKSVHKTDIGTSLFLNWYNPNMKMIRAYATVIDGPEYFWCQFADTEKLQFLEAEVQTAGEQVTAWRSCVPCPHIGDPCIVRYREDGHYYRALITNICDDYLVSVRLVDFGNIEDCVDPKALWNIPSELLVVPMQAFPCCLSGFNISEGTCPQEGNDYFYEIVTEDVLEITILEIKRDVCNIPLAIVDLKSKGESINQKMKKYSKIGISNSALPYEKHDPEIKGALGSLSPEVGFKKPSSKAGQEKALYVESQTDELSERTEKDLNITEAKPTKFYDPDTDNLFEAFENPCKDKIGVEVLEGKRECRLVDEAKFDDKHLMTGFNMLLPLQASETKEILELNSLEVPLSPDDESKEFLELESIELQHSLVGDEEKEPGRVPPLVPLPQGCDTEATLHPFTVQLPLNCESEKQPELELPTAQLCLDDKINPLSLPVGQRAQDPMCAEDTRKSSCMECFDDQPRLPLHLHGMNCDPNRQIEINIYKKEFTEYKSRDAISPLTLFSEEESRDGRKRNNALQDHVSAQAEKTYTLEGFAVGSKCVVWSSLRNTWSKCEILEIGEEGTRVLNLSNGMEEIVNPENVWNGIPKLDKSPSESSRHLHQE, encoded by the exons ATGTTCTCGACGCCCGGGCTGCCCACCCCGGGGACCTCGCTGGTCCTGCGGGTGTCGTTCGTGGACGTGCGCCCTGAGGTGATCCCCGTGCAGCTCTGGGGGCTGGTGGGCGAGCGGCGGGAGGAGTACTTGCGCCTGAACCGGGAGATTCAGGAAGCGGCGGCCACGCGCCTCCCGTGGGCGCCGGGCAGCGCCACGGCCTCTCCGGGCGAGCTGTGCCTGGTGCAGGTGGGGCTCGTATGGCACCGCTGCCGCGTGGTCAGCCAGCAGGCGCAGGAGAGCCGCGTCTTCCTGCTCGACGAGGGCCGCACCGTCACGGCGGACGCGGGCTCCCTGGCGCCGGGGCGCAGCGAGTTCTTCCACCTGCCCTCCGAGGTGCTGGGCTGCGTGCTGGCCGGCCTGGTGCCGGCGGACGGTGGCGGCGCGGGCGGGGGCGAGCCCCAGCACTGGCCGCCCGGCGCCGTGGACTTCCTCAGCAGCCTGCAGGGCGGGCAGGTGCACGGGCGCGTGCTGGACGTGCTGCTGCTCCATCGCCTGGTCCTTCTGGAGGTGCCCGGGCTGTCGCAGCAGATGCAGGAGCTCAGCCTGGCGCGGCAGGTGCCCGACAGCCTCTTCCGCTCGCTTCTCAAGCGCTACGTGACGGCGGCCGCTGCCGGCCTAGGCTCGGGGGCCCGGGTCCTCCCGCGAGTCCCTCCGAAGCAGGAGCACCCTGGCCTGGACTATTTCTACCCGCAGCTGCAGCTGGGCGTGACGGAGCCGGTGGTGGTGACCCAGGTGTGCCACCCCCACCGCATTCACTGCCAGCTCCGGAGCCTCTCGCAGGAGATCCACCGCCTGTCCGAGAGCATGGCCCAGATATACTGGGGTTCCACGGGGACGGGGGATGAGAACTCTACCAGTGCCACccgggaggagagggaggagagcccAGACAAGCCTGGCTCTCCGTGTGCCTCCTGTGGGTTGGACGGACATTGGTACAGAGCGCTCTTGCTGGAGACGTTTCGGCCCCAGCGCTGTGCCCAGGTGCTCCACGTAGACTATGGAAGGAAGGAGTTAGTGAGCTGCAGCAGTCTCCGCTACTTGCTGCCCGAGTATTTTCGAATGCCCGTGGTGACCTACCCCTGTGCCTTGTATGGGCTCTGGGACGGTGGGAGAGGCTGGTCTCGGTCACAGGTGGGTGACCTGAAGACACTGATACTGGGCCAGGCGGTGAATGCCAAGATTGAATTTTACTGTTCCTTTGAGCACGTGTATTATGTCACTCTGTATGGAGAAGATGGGACCAACCTGAACTGTGTATTCGGGCTACAGTCCTGTTGCCTGGCCGACCAATTCCTGCAgagccagggaagggaggaggaggaggaggaaggggaagaagaggaggaagaggagaagggacaaGCCACAGCTCTTCAGTCTCAGTCTCCTGCTGAAGAAGCGGATGAAGAGATTCCACTCCCGGCCTTAAGATCTACCAGGTTGAAGATAAACGCCTTCTATGATGCCCAGGTAGAGTTTGTTAAAAATCCGTCCGAGTTTTGGATTAGGTTGAGGAAGCACAAGGGCACCTTCAGCAAGCTGATGAGGAGGATGTGCAGGTTCTATTCCTCAGCCAGTAAGCTGGAGGGGGTGGTGTTGAAACCCAAACCCGATGACCTTTGCTGTGTCAAATGGAAAGAGAACGGCTATTATCGGGCCATGGTCACCAGATTAGATGACAAGAGTGTGGCCGTATTCCTAGTTGACCGGGGCAGTTTGGAAAATGTGGATTGGTACGACGTGAGGATGCTGCTTCCTCAGTTTAGACGACTGCCAGTGTTGGCTCTGAGGTGCACGCTGGCCGATATTTGGCCTTTGGGGAAAAGCTGGAGCCAGGAGGcagtttcctttttcaaaaagacTGTGCTCCACAAAGAATTGGTTATCCATGTCCTTGATAAGCAGGATAAGCAATATGTTATTGAGATTCTTGATGAATCAAGAACAGGGGAAGAAAACATTAGTAAGGTAATGGCTCAAGCCGGATATGCAAAGTATCAGGAATTTGAAACACAGGAGAACATTCCCGTAAGTGCCCATTCTCCAGGGCGTGTTTCAAACCATTTTACTGCCAAGAATAGCAAAATCTCTCCTGCCAAGAGGGGAGACGTAGAACAGAAGGCCCAGAGAGACAACACAACTAGCTCTGTTGCAGAAATTTTGACTGATCCACCAGTCGCTGCAGACACCCCAGCTGGACTAGTGgtgcaggagaaagaaaaaagagtatcTGTTTATCCTCCTCTAGTGCAGAACTTCCTGGAAATTACGCCAGACTCTCCTTGTAAAGGAGAGGTGAGAGTCGGAAGTACAGTAGGAGTCAAAGTGTCTTCTGTTGAAAACCCTGGCTGCTTCTGGTGCCAGCTGACCAGGAACATTCAAGACTTTAAAACTTTGATGTGTGATATCCAGGACTACTGCGAGAATACAGCTGCTCCTTACCAGGGGACCGCCCCCGCTTGTCTGGCAAAACGCACGGTAAATGGAAAATGGTCCAGAGCTGTGATCCGCGGGGCACAATCTTCACAGCGCGTCAGAGTAATGTTTGTAGATTATGGAGACGAAGATGTGGTAGCTGTGAAGAATATTTGCTCAATTAGTGAAGAGTTTCTCAAGGTTAAGGCTCAGGCTTTTCGGTGCAGTCTTTATAATTTAATTCAACCAACGGGTCAAAATCCTTTTGCTTGGAATGAAAAGGCAATCCAAGCTTTTAGGGAATTTGTAGACAACGCATGGGAAGACAATCTCGAGTTGAAATGCACAGTATTTGCTTTGGCTTCAGCGCATGACGAAGAGCTGTTTAACATAGTGGATTTGCTAACACCGTTTCAGAGTGCCTGCCACTTTTTGGTAGAAAAGAGACTCGCAAGGCCAGTGAAACTTCAGAAGCCCCTGGAGTCCTCCGTTCAGCTACATTCTTACTACTATTCGACACACGAGATGAAAATTGGAAGTGAAGAATTGGTGTATATAACGCATGTGGATGACCCTTGGACATTTTATTGCCAACTGGGAAGAAACGCAAATATTTTAGAACAGTTGTCCTGTAATATTACACAATTGAGTAAAGTTTTGCCGAATTTAAAAACATCCCCCTTGACCCCTGGAACCTTGTGCCTTGCCAGGTACACTGATGGAAACTGGTATAGGGGGATGACAATAGGAAAAGAACCAAAGAAAgtcttttttgttgattttggaaACATACATGTTGTGACCAGCGATGATCTGCTTCTGCTACCTAGGGATGCGTATGATGTCTTACTTCTGCCCATGCAAGCTGTTAAGTGTTCATTGTCTGACATACCCGCTCACATACCAGACGAAATTACAACATGGTTCCAGGAGACTGTTTTAGATAAGTCATTGAAGGCTTTGGTGGTGGCAAAAGATCCAGATGGGAGACTGATTATAGAACTCTATGACGACAGTATCCAAATCAACTCTAATATCAATGAGAAGTTAGGGGTACTTGGCTACAAGGGTgggacaagaaaaaaagaagaaagcaaagatctCCTCACCGCGACAGAAACTCTTgaagtaaagaaggaaaatctCAAGTTGTCACCTACGGAGTATTCAAGTAGATCAGTAGAGAACTCTGCATTATGTAGCATGGAGATCTTGGGAGAACCACACAAATCTAAGACCAGCCCAGCATGTAGGGAACCCAAGCTTTTACGAAGTTTGACCAAGACAAACTTCGTCACTCAGTATCAGGACTCCGTGGGAAATAAAGATAATCAAATGTGTCCCTTCACAGccgagaagaaagaagaaagttttgCTGAGTCACCTTTGAAAGCCACAAGACTAGAAGCTACCCTTTCAGAGAGAAACATAGGAGATTCGTGTAACAAAGATTTGCCTCTAAAATTTTCTGAGCTCCCTCAGAAGATTATAATGCCTGGCTTTAAAACAGTGGTGTATGTTTCCCACATAAATGACCTTTCAGACTTTTATGTTCAACTAACAGATGACGAAGCTGAAATCACTAGTCTTTCAGAGAGATTAAACGATGTTAGGACCAGGCCAGAATTTTATTCAGGTCCACCTTTGCAGAGAGGAGATGTAACATGTGCCATTTTTCCAGAAGACAGTTTGTGGTATCGGGCTGTGGTCAGGGAACAACAACCCAATGACCTTCTGTGTGTACAGTTTATAGATTATGGCAATGTTTCTGTGGTCCATACTAACAAGATAGGTAAGCTGGACCTTCTTAACGCACTGGTACCAGCCCTGTGCATTCATTGCTCCTTGAGGGGACTTTGGGCTCCTGAGATTTTAAACTGTAAGGCAGTGACGCGTTACTTTTCCCGAAGGACAGACGAGGTTCAAATAAGATGTGAATTTGTTCAGTTCCAAGACAGATGGGAAGTTATTCTTGCTGATGAACATGGGATCATAGCAGAAGACATGATTAGCAGATATGCTTTCAGTGAAAAATCTCAAGTAGGACTTTCTGACCAAATCATTAAAGGTGCCTGTTCAAAGTCTGTCCACAAAACAGACATTGGCACTTCACTGTTTCTTAACTGGTACAACCCAAATATGAAGATGATAAGAGCATATGCCACAGTGATAGATGGACCTGAATATTTTTGGTGTCAGTTTGCTGATACCGAGAAACTTCAGTTTTTAGAAGCAGAAGTACAAACCGCTGGAGAACAAGTAACGGCTTGGAGGAGTTGTGTCCCATGCCCTCATATCGGAGATCCTTGCATAGTGAGATATAGAGAAGATGGGCATTATTACAGGGCACTTATCACCAATATTTGTGATGATTATCTGGTATCTGTCAGGCTTGTGGACTTTGGAAACATCGAAGACTGCGTGGACCCCAAAGCACTCTGGAATATCCCTTCTGAACTCTTGGTGGTTCCCATGCAAGCCTTTCCATGTTGCCTCTCAGGATTTAATATTTCAGAAGGTACGTGCCCTCAAGAGGGAAATGACTATTTTTATGAAATAGTAACAGAAGATGTGTTGGAGATAACAATATTAGAAATCAAAAGGGATGTTTGTAATATCCCTTTAGCAATCGTTGACTTGAAAAGCAAAGGCGAAAGTATTAaccagaagatgaagaaatatTCTAAGATTGGCATCAGTAACAGTGCTCTGCCCTATGAAAAACATGACCCGGAGATAAAGGGAGCTCTTGGGTCCCTCAGTCCTGAGGTTGGATTTAAGAAACCAAGTAGTAAAGCTGGACAAGAGAAAGCCCTATATGTCGAGTCACAGACAGATGAGCTCTctgaaagaactgaaaaagaTTTAAACATCACTGAAGCCAAACCAACTAAGTTCTATGACCCTGACACTGACAACCTTTTTGAAGCTTTCGAAAACCCATGCAAAGATAAAATTGGCGTCGAGGTACTGGAAGGTAAAAGAGAGTGCCGTCTGGTCGACGAAGCAAAGTTTGATGATAAACACCTCATGACAGGATTTAACATGTTACTACCACTGCAGGCTAGTGAAACAAAGGAGATATTAGAACTGAACTCACTTGAGGTGCCACTTTCTCCTGATGATGAATCAAAAGAGTTCCTGGAGCTGGAGTCCATTGAGTTACAGCATTCTCTAGTCGGGGATGAAGAAAAAGAGCCAGGCCGGGTGCCTCCacttgtgcccctcccccaaggctGTGACACAGAAGCCACCCTGCATCCGTTTACAGTGCAGCTTCCCCTCAACTGTGAATCTGAGAAACAGCCGGAACTAGAATTACCCACAGCCCAGTTGTGTTTAGACGACAAAATAAACCCTTTGTCTCTACCAGTTGGTCAGAGAGCCCAAGACCCCATGTGCGCTGAGGACACAAGGAAGTCAAGTTGTATGGAATGTTTTGACGACCAGCCTAGGTTACCCTTGCACCTACATGGAATGAATTGCGATCCCAACAGGCAAATTgaaattaacatatataaaaaagaatttacagaGTACAAAAGCAGAGATGCCATTTCACCACTGACTCTGTTCTCCGAAGAAGAATCCAGAGACGGAAGGAAGCGCAATAATGCTTTACAAGATCATGTCTCAG CTCAAGCAGAGAAGACCTACACTCTGGAAGGATTTGCTGTTGGATCCAAGTGTGTTGTGTGGTCAAGTCTAAGAAACACATGGTCTAAATGTGAGATTCTGGAAATAGGTGAAGAAGGCACAAGG GTTTTGAACCTTTCAAATGGTATGGAGGAGATAGTGAACCCTGAGAATGTCTGGAATGGCATACCCAAATTAGATAAGAGTCCATCTGAG tcttcccggcatcttcaccaggagtag